The segment GTGGGGTAGAGAGGAGATAGCTTGCGATAGGCTTCAGAAAAATCATGAAATTGCATGTTGGAGGTGCGGTTTTTAAGCTAAAACTGCATCTTCAATATGCAgtttctaatttttaaattttaaattttttaaaacgttATTGGCCATATGGAGGAGAAATTTGGCCATAGAAGAAACCTTATGTTGGAAATGCAGATGAAACCGCATGTAGGACATGCGGTTTCTCCGTGTGGCCATCCAATCAGCTAAACtatcatattttgaaaaataaattgaatttagaggtatttataattaaattttaaaaaaataataataaaatttattctttaCCAATGGTGGGTATACTAAGGCAACAGATGTCACTAGAAGTTACTGCCTCAGTCAAAGCAATGGTTGGTACGAGGCAAGTCCGTGGTGGCGGTTCTAAGCTATCCCATAGTGGCAGTTTATAATTATTAGTATAACTTATTGCAACAATTGCAGCCATCACTGATCACTCTACttgtatattaaaatttaataataatggaTAATTTTACTGGTGATTGTCAGGCAACCGTTATTAGTATTGCTTATGTATTGTGACATTTACAACTATTATTATAAATTTGGTTTGTTGCAATGATTTTGACCATCActataaaaaaaagtaaaaaattatagtgaaaggaAATTAATATTTTGTACTGATATTCAAAAACTATTGGTATTTCCATTATGTCACAACAGTTAAGGCATCACCATCAATATGGTTTGTTTTAGTAGTTTTGACTATCATTATGAATAAGTAATGAATGGTAGCTAAAGAATATCCCCTGCATGGTGATGatcaataattatgactaactacTAGTTTATAAGCATACGATACCTACAATTTTGATCTTCATTGTACATGGAGGAAAATGCATTGATGATATTATGTTACCAATGGTTGTGACTTCTGGCAAAGATATTGTTGGCATTTAATATGTAAATTTTATGTGCTTATATTTAAGTCGTACATAATTAGAATTGCAAAAAAATCCTGTTAGTCTCAAAAAGTATGAACAACTGTTCTCTATGAGGTCATGCTTCCCTGCAAAAATGTTGCATCCACAAATATGAACTCacataaatttaattaataaccaAAAGTCATATCCACATAACTTGGATATTTATGGAGTTCAATACCAGCTATTTACATGCTACAAAAAATATACAACTTTCGAAACAAAATTACACACTGCAATCCACATGATGCTTTACATCCAACATCAAACCTCTTGATAATTTCTTTGTCTTAACTTAAAATGCAAATAAAGACCATAACTTAATGGTAGTCTCATGTTCACTGCTATTTAGGATAAAGTCCATCAAATATGACAACATTATGCTATGAGCTGTATTGTGAAAAACATAATGAGCTAATGACGAAATTATAAGAAAACTCTCTTTAATGTCACAAGTTATTTAGATCTACTATTATATAAAACAGCAAATTGATATGTCTATTTACCATGCTGAGGGTCATGACTGGATAATGAAAAGCACCTAACCATGTAAAACAAAGCAGTGGAGTAGTAGAGACATTTGGTACATATCAATATGATATAATACAAAATCATATTATATGGCAACTTAGTAGTATTATTATGCTAGAACAATCTTACTATAATATATTAcagtataataatattatattactaataataaaacaataataatattattattatataggtaTATAATGCAATAatatgattatattataatatattatattataacaatCATACTATAATAATTATGTTATAACCATACATATTATTATATTCtaataatattacaatataatatTATTGTCATAGTATATAAGATAATAAgacaaaattattatattataataatatcattaCAATAAgagtattataaaaatattattttattgtttattatttataatattatttggaGTAAAtagtaaataaataatttataagttAATAGTACTTTGTAACAATATTTTTTGATACTAGATCTAATTAAACAGTAGAAACTTGAAAGCACCATGCAATGCTCTTTATTGTAATTTCCTGATCATAAAAATACTTTCTTAGTTTGGTTATCGAACAAATCTTGAAGTTCCACAATGTTTTAGAAATTTAATTAGCAAATAGCTAAAACTTTTTATTAAAAGTTTTACTTGGGAAATCTCTAGTACCCCAAATTCTATAACACAAGCTCTACCATCCGTAGCAATGCTAAACATCTAGTGATGACTTGTCTGCAGAGTTAAGAGCCCCATTGCACAAAGTGGGGGGTGCATGGGTGCAGTCAAAGGGGAAGGGCATGGTATAGGATAGAGGGTGAGACTAGAACCCTTCCCCAAtcgtttaaaaagaaaaagaaatcccagAATTACACGTATCATGCACAAAATATTTTATACATGAACAAATGCACCTTCTTCAACGCATTGATGATGGATAAAAGCTTGAGCGTGGAGCCACATAGGAAGTGATGAAGTACAAACTTATTTCCCTGACATAGGTGCAAGAGAAATTGCACAATTGAATTTAAACCCATTAACTTACTTGGAGAAGTAAATAAAGCAAATCCACCACCAGAAGCAATGaaatcctcatgatgcaaaaatcATTACCACTTCATTACTCTTAAACAATCCAGAATGAAACAAACCACCTCTCTCAATTTGGCTACCACATCTCTAGGCAGGAGCAAGACTGAAAATCTTCTTATCATTCAAGAGCTAAGAATTAACATGATATGATACATAAGCAAATACTAATCCTACTAAAAGAGACAATGCACCATGCACAAATTTAAGCATCTAGAACAGATTGATATTACTAATCTTTTAAGTTAAAGAGATGTCTAAGTTAATTTAGATAAACATTAACCCAAACACCATACTCGGTAAGATGAAATATATGGCAAAGAAAAGCTGAACAAATTTAATACCAGAAAATGATGGACAAATCCGAGCTCAAAAAACATACAGGTATTTCGGTTCTAATCTTTGTAACAACATATAAAGAGAGCATGAAAATATTTCCACGTCATTCCTTGACTATATCTGGTGCATCTGCCGCTTGATTTTCTTCCTGCAGCTTTTTCACCATGGCAGTATGCTTTTGCCCTGCAATATGGTACTCAAACACCTTCTGACTGTTGACCACAACATTGCAAATGCTACACACCTGAACACCCTCCGCAGCTGCACCACCTTCCAAAACCCTCCTCTTTTTGGCCTCTAAGTCCTCTGCTGTTGCTGGAGCTCCCTTCTTCTTTGTTTTCTCACCTCCAGCTTTGCATTTATCAGCATCTGGGGTTTCTTTCCTCTCCACTGTGGTTGCTGGCGCTTTAGTGGGCTTTGCTGTAATAGAGTCCTGCAGCTTCTGCAAATTTTTCTTGTGTTTTTTGCCTTGCTTGTGTGTCTTCAGAACTTCTGGGGTGTAACACTCAATCTTACAGACCTCACAGTAGGCTGATTGCACAACTTTAATGGTCCTCTTTGAGACCTTCTTCATGGCTCTATTAGAGGTTAGACGTGACACCCTGCCATGTAAGTGTGGAGGTCTTACCTGGGTTGGATCAGTTGGCACCAGCCCATTGGAAGAGCTTGTTTGCACCTGCAAGGTAAAAATGTCATAGGAGGTTAATTCCATTGCTAACATTGAAAATCAATCACATACCAAACTAGCACATAATATATCATGTCGATGCCTATCCACATCTCCCCTCCAAAACAACACACCACCACCCCTCCTTCCCCCAAGCAAGAACACAAATGACGATAACAATAAGaacaaaaacaacaagaaaattaATGATGACAATAATAATTTGAGCTTACAGCACCTCACAGGCATCTGAAAATAAGACAGTTTAAGTGGCATTACATAAAATCCTTTTGAAGAAATGATTCTTCATCAAGAGGACTTCCTCTTCCATGACAAAAATTGTGTTCAAACAAATCCACAACCAAGCCCAATATGGGTAGGAATCAGGATAGGATTGCATGAGGCCTATCATTACATGAAGAGTACCAGTCATACATTTCAACATCTTCATCAACTCCTCCCTATGAAGAGATCAAGAGAACATGTCCACCTGTTGCCCTGAAATTATTCAATCTATCCTAAAAAAGGACACCAATATCTTAGCAAATTAGACAGTGAAATGCCCTTGCTGCTAATGCTAACGTAAGAAttgctattaaaaaaaaaacaagggatTTACCATTAACCTACTAATGCCTACCATACAATGTTGGAGATGTCGAAAAAGAAGAAATCCACTTTGGCTTAACCCCAGGACTTTTTAAAACAAActctccaagaagcaaaggagaaCCATAGTGACCTTCCGCTTTTCATCTTGTATGCACAACACAAAGAAACTTCATATTTAGTCTTCCTACATTAGTACCAAGATGATGCTTCCCTATTATTTTTAGACACGAAAGCACATCAAAATGAGTATTTGGAATCATAGAACTAGAACCAATTCCGAAAACAATTTGATGCTTCTATTTAACAAAATGTAAAGGTTGGTGGGCCACTTAGTTTATTTCCTTCTACCAAATGAAACAAAAGACAAGCTTTCTTTTTTAAAGGAttagaatttatttttcaataatttatatcaaaaaaaaatcataaatataaatcataGATCAGGTGCAGACATAGAGGGAATAAAAATGAGTAATAAAAAGGGAAAACAAGCATATTTTTAGACATGAGAGGAAACAAGTAAATGTGTGAAAGCCAATAATGGAGTGAGTTTAAGTAATCTAATAAAGCCTAATGCTAGCACAGGCAGAGTTTTTGGCAAGGGAAAAAGGTATGAGATGGCTTGGACATGTATGTGTAACCATAGATAGTCCTGCTGGGGAGATTTACAGATGCCATGTTATGCTAACTAAAGCCACATGCAACTCAAGATGAAGGCACAGGCCAACCTCCTTGTCTGAATGTCTACAACTCAAATTGCACAGCAAGTCAAGTTGCTTGTTAGAGTGTAACCCAAGGCTATGTACATTGACTTGTGGTCAAAATGATTGCAGGACAAGTTGCAAATGTTCAAGTAGATATCTTAATTAACAAATTCTATCCTCCTTCACTTCCCCTCTCCTCCCCTGCCCCCACTCATGAGTCCCTAGCCACCACCCTCAATGCCATCACCAGCCCCCGCAACCTCCAGGAGGGCCATGGCCACCTCCTTTGCCTCAAACTTCACTATAGAAGGCCTCTCATTCTTCTTTTCATtcctttctttctcctcctcgcctCTCTCAAGTCCCTCCTTGCCGTTTTCCTCGATATCACCACCTACACTCAacaccttcagaaggcccatggCCGCCTCCTTCGCCTCAAGCTTCACCATGCCACTCTCCTCCATGACTCCTCTTCCACTGCCACCCACCCCCTCCGCCCCTCTCCTTCACCTTCTCCGCCCTCATCAAGACTTACACCACCACCCGCTCCCACACCATAGGCACCTAGGCCTTGACCAGGCTCTCTCCATCGACGACTTTCACGTCGAACTCATCGTATAGAATATCCTTATCTCCATGCACGTCAAGTGCTCTAACCTGGCATTCACTTGCAAGGTAGTTGATAGAATGTCCGTCAAAGACACCCCTCTTTTCCCCAAACTCTTCTCCAAACACAAGTTGTAAGTCAACTGCTACAATTGAAGTTGCAACCAAAAACCATTGAACAGGAATCGGAGCCTATGCCAGCCAGCCAGCGATAGGGTTCGGTATGGGTCCGTATCGTTCCGTGCCGGGCCGAACCGACAGgacagagaaggagagagggagaagaaagagaggaagagaaagagggggagagaaaaaaagggcctccaaaagccaccaaaggACCTGAGAGCGATCGAGGCCGAAGGATGGCCTCCGCCCTCCTGTGCAAAATAGGGGTTCGCccctgtttcaaaatttttttttggctttcaTCACACAAAGTCGGCAAACCAATTGCCGACTTCAACTAAAATTATAcccaaaaacaaaaaaaggaCGAAGTCGGCAATCCAATTGCTGACTTCATGTGATAAaagccaaaaacaaaaaaaagtgaAACAAGGGCAAACCTCTATTTTGCACGGAAGGAAAGCGAAGGCCCTCCTCCAGCCTTGGCCACCCTCAGATCCCTCGGCATAGGCTCGCCGGCCATCGGAGACTCGTGGCAGTAGCGCCGTCTGTCTGGAGGTCTCCAACGACCTCCGAACATCCAGTAGGgctcttctcctctctttccttccctcCCTTCGCCTGTACCAAGCTCGGCAAGAGCTCGAATGGCCTCCGACGGCTGCCAAAGCccccctctttctctccctctccttctctctccccctctcttcctctctttcttctccctctctctaagATGGCAGCTGTGTCATTTTGTACACCAGAACTGGACTAGTTTCCCATCAGTACGATTCGGCACAGCCTGAACCATCCGGTTCGGGATGATTCGAAGAACGATGGTTGTAACACAACTTGAGTTGTACTATAACTTCAAAGTACAATGCTCCACACAAGCCTTTAAGAGAGGTCAAAATTAGGTTAAAGTATTAAGATGGATTTAATAACATTTCTTATTCGGCCTAGGTAGGTCAGTCCTGGGCTTACCAAAACTTTATCGAGCCAAGGTTAGGCTCTAAATTTCAGGCCTCAGGTTGGGTTGGTCCAGGCTTTTGGATTTGACGGAATTGTATTGATACAAGCCTGGGGCAACCCAACATATGCTCAAGAGAAGAAAAATgccatgaaaagaaaaaaaaatcatattggaATTAGAATTTCCAATTAAAGAAAGAAAGGCAGGAACACATATCATTTACTATAGGATAAGGCAAATGACAGGGCTATCATACTTTGGACTTGATAGCATGTTATGTCAATTTCAGATGAAAGAACCTTCCCAATTTAACAAGAAACATAGCAgttccctatatatatatatatattccataGCATGCTTGCAGACATATCTAACAATCAGTGGGCATGCAtctcataaaattaaaaatcctGATTTCAATTAGCAATCCACTTGAGTTCATACAAAAAGCAAGCTattcaagttcttaaagaaaacTTCCTAACAATAGCAGATACCAAGAAAAATATTATAATCCCGATAGGAACTACCATAAGACACTTGTGTATGCATTTGAACTTAATAAAGCATTTCAAAAGAGTATATGCATCCATATACTAATGAAGCACCAAGCCCCACATTCACTCACACAAGATACTGTATACAGGAACATGAGCCCATAAAAGAAAGGATATAAACAGAGAAAAACCACATATACCATCAATGTACCAATGATACAGAAGCACTAAGAGCCACGTTTAGGAAGTGAAGAATTAGAAACATATTCCTCCTGATTCAGTTGCAGCAAATATATCATAAAACTAGTTTATGTCGACTTACACCATGGTCTTAAGCTACTTGAAGAAGCAtaactgattttttttcttttttcctttttgcgGGGTTTGGGTCTTCTTCTTCTACATGCCCAAGTGTCAAATCCTTCTAACCTTTAGGGTCTAGACATTCTTCATGCCAACCCATACTTGCACCCATTTCTAAGTATCAAGTAAAGGTAATATGCAGTAATCTGAAGGGTATGGGCAAGAAAGGTGAAAAGAGTAGACAGTGACAAAATGAATAGAAAGCAAAGAATTTCAACAAGGATAAATATGGCCTTAAATAAGTGACTACCTCCGTTACAAGACTAGACAATCTTTCAGGCTCTCTAAAAATGATACATCCAATATCAGCAACATATCAAAAAGTTAAAAGACGTAAAAGGGCAATCTTCTATAATCATATGCTAGACAAAATAAATTAGTCCATTGCTTCTTCATAATGGTACAAAAGGAAATATCTAGTGTTTGATCATTTTGTGAAGAGACCAATTTCTAGGAAGTTGACAACTGGTTATTGAGTCCTCAATGAGTCAAATCTCCACTTTTCAACCAACCAATACAATGATTCTATTCTTCGCAATATTACAATGTCTTAATTTTGTTTATCAAAGCCTTTTCCACTATAACTATGTGATGAAACTAGATAATGACATTACCCAAAACTCTAATTTTCAGACTTTCACTCAATTAACCACCGAATACAATGCTTGGATCCATATAGAATATAGTAATTCAGTATAACCATCTGAAAGGAAGATAAGCTCAACTCAATTCAACTAAGCCTTGATCCCAAACTAGCTAGGGTTGGTTACATGAATCTTTTCCTCTATTCCGCCCAGTTTAGGGCCATACTTTCTAAAAGATGTTGAGATGTCAAGTCCTCCCTTCTTAATTCATCCCATATGATTTCCTATCTACATTTGTACCCTTCTTCATTCCTTTTGTATGCATCCCTCAGCCTGCAGTTTACATGCCTGAACCATCTAAATCATATTGATTGACGCcaaggttcgctgtaccggtaTCGGACGGCGTGCCGGTCCCAGACTGGTACGGTACGGTAccggtaccataccgtaccgacacacggtaTGCCTGGGCATAccggtccggtaccggtacacaatatttttttcgatttttaattttttttttttggatttttgaagttaataattaataaatacaacttcaatatgacattatattgtatattattgacatatttgggttcaatttggagttagattgTGGTACAAAGACTCTTAATAGCCATATGTTGCAATCGAATCAGTTTCATGCAGAAGAAAATGGATTTGGAAGATTCAGAACACATCATAAAGCCCTCAACCATTTAACTTGATTAAAATTAGGGTGGTAAAACACCTGAACTCTCTCCTATTTGACTTATTTATGAAAAGCCTTGCTCCAATTGTGATCCTATATGATATCGCATATAACAGTTTAAGCTTCCAGCATCACAACATTATGCAACCAGAAGTTATTCAATTTTATGATTCTACCATAAGAATTTCTTCATTAACTCTGAGACATATATACCACTACTAGCATCACAAGATTTATGATATTGATACAACcagatattattcaattttatgatgCCATTTTGAGTTACTAATTGGAATATTAGATATCGCCCATGCttcttttttaatcataaatgctGAGTGTTGTATGATTATAATactgagatttttattttaaaatcttattgaGGCCTCTAAACTATCTGTTACAACTGCGATTAATTGTTGTGGAAACAAATACTTAAAACGGTACGAATGCATAGGATTAAATGAGCAAGGAGTCATGGTACCAAACAGGGAGAAGGGTAATGGTAAATGCTTAGTAATTGTTGGGGCGGGGAACCTCTATTACTAGCTA is part of the Elaeis guineensis isolate ETL-2024a chromosome 15, EG11, whole genome shotgun sequence genome and harbors:
- the LOC105032260 gene encoding uncharacterized protein, which encodes MDYGSRWAEPQATPPPPHHHLYYAPPHFHSDMIHHHQQPQPLPHSSSSSSAAAAAAASYYYPNPNPNPSRCLTPSHDAHLPSVAGARALRPPVADTYPPNPYGSHGGYQGLHAVPYSYPRAVPPAAADVCAPSSYYYGGGGEDPHSLAVKEAIWQHGVDPHCYGPVQTSSSNGLVPTDPTQVRPPHLHGRVSRLTSNRAMKKVSKRTIKVVQSAYCEVCKIECYTPEVLKTHKQGKKHKKNLQKLQDSITAKPTKAPATTVERKETPDADKCKAGGEKTKKKGAPATAEDLEAKKRRVLEGGAAAEGVQVCSICNVVVNSQKVFEYHIAGQKHTAMVKKLQEENQAADAPDIVKE